The Mycolicibacterium hassiacum DSM 44199 genome includes a window with the following:
- the istB gene encoding IS21-like element helper ATPase IstB, which translates to MTPTPRTPKTATTTTVEESPSAAASRYQQLRSHLAELKLAAAAEALPAVLDEATAEGLSLTVALERLLAVEVEASTARRLAGRLRFACLPTPATLADFDVDAAAGIDRKLIDELGTCRYLESATNILLIGPPGTGKTHLSVGLARAAAHAGYRTYFTTAADLAARCHRAAIEGRWATTMRFYAGPTLLVIDELGYLPLPAEAASALFQVVSQRYLKTSIVITTNRGVGAWGEILGDTTVAAAMLDRLLHRSVVINLDGESYRLRDHQAAAETLRRTTTGTRQPLH; encoded by the coding sequence ATGACCCCCACCCCCCGCACCCCCAAAACCGCCACCACGACCACCGTCGAGGAGTCGCCGTCGGCGGCGGCGAGTCGCTATCAGCAGCTGCGTTCGCACCTGGCCGAACTCAAACTCGCCGCGGCCGCCGAAGCGCTGCCCGCGGTGCTCGACGAGGCTACCGCCGAGGGACTGTCGCTGACCGTGGCGTTGGAGCGGCTGCTGGCCGTGGAAGTCGAGGCCTCCACCGCCCGCCGGCTGGCCGGCCGGTTGCGGTTCGCCTGCCTGCCCACCCCGGCCACCCTGGCCGACTTCGACGTCGACGCCGCCGCCGGGATCGACCGCAAGCTCATCGACGAGCTGGGCACCTGCCGCTACCTGGAATCGGCGACCAACATCCTGCTCATCGGGCCACCAGGCACCGGCAAAACCCACCTATCCGTCGGATTGGCACGCGCAGCCGCCCATGCCGGCTACCGCACCTACTTCACCACCGCCGCCGATCTGGCCGCACGGTGCCACCGCGCCGCCATCGAGGGACGCTGGGCCACCACCATGCGGTTCTACGCCGGCCCAACCCTGCTGGTGATCGACGAACTCGGGTACCTGCCGTTGCCCGCCGAGGCCGCCTCGGCGCTGTTTCAGGTTGTGTCCCAACGGTATTTGAAGACCAGCATCGTCATCACCACCAACCGCGGGGTGGGAGCCTGGGGAGAGATCCTCGGCGACACCACCGTCGCGGCCGCCATGCTCGACCGCCTGCTGCACCGCTCCGTCGTCATCAACCTCGACGGCGAGTCCTACCGCCTGCGCGATCACCAGGCCGCCGCCGAAACCCTACGCCGCACCACCACCGGCACCCGCCAACCACTACACTGA
- a CDS encoding Mu transposase domain-containing protein translates to MLTWEDDVEVHALAKRGWTISAIARHTGFDRKTVRKYLAGDGTPGVRARPGPDPFDPFVDYVTARLTEDPHLWARTLFDELEDLGFGLSYQSLTRNIRTRNLRPVCEACRTATGRPNAVIPHPPGEETQWDWLELPDPPASWGWGKTAHLLVGSLSHSGKWRGNLAPSEDQPHLVAGLDRVTRGLGGLTRVWRFDRMATVCDPGSGRVTASFAGVAKHYGVSVAICPPRRGNRKGVVEKVNHTAAQRWWRTLADDLTVEAAQASLDRFARVRGDTRLRATADGRSSVAVVAKTEPLAPVPAQAYPVIVAETRTASRQAMVSYRGNRYSVPPELAAAQVVVSHPVGGEHLDIATTAGIVVARHRMAADGLGVMVRDSGHVIALDTAAMATAATGRPHRRKERIPPGPAAKAAAAQLLRIKQADSSVHQSSTPSTDSTVIDLSAYERAAQNRTLQ, encoded by the coding sequence ATGCTCACATGGGAGGACGATGTGGAAGTACATGCCCTGGCCAAGCGTGGTTGGACGATCTCAGCGATCGCCCGCCACACCGGTTTCGACCGCAAGACGGTCCGCAAGTATCTGGCCGGCGACGGCACACCCGGGGTGCGTGCCCGACCCGGCCCGGACCCCTTCGACCCGTTCGTCGACTACGTCACCGCGAGGCTGACCGAGGACCCGCACCTATGGGCCCGCACCCTGTTCGACGAACTCGAGGACCTGGGGTTCGGGCTGTCGTATCAGAGCCTGACCCGCAACATCCGCACCCGGAACCTGCGCCCGGTCTGTGAAGCCTGCCGGACCGCCACCGGGCGGCCGAACGCGGTCATCCCACACCCACCGGGCGAGGAAACCCAATGGGACTGGCTGGAACTGCCCGACCCACCGGCATCGTGGGGCTGGGGCAAGACCGCGCACCTGCTGGTCGGCTCGCTATCGCATTCCGGGAAGTGGCGCGGCAACTTGGCGCCGAGTGAGGATCAGCCCCATCTGGTCGCCGGCTTGGACCGCGTGACTCGCGGCCTCGGCGGTCTGACCCGGGTGTGGCGCTTCGACCGGATGGCCACGGTCTGCGATCCGGGCAGCGGTCGGGTGACCGCGTCGTTCGCCGGGGTGGCCAAACACTACGGGGTGTCGGTGGCGATCTGCCCGCCGCGGCGCGGCAACCGCAAGGGCGTGGTGGAGAAGGTCAACCACACCGCCGCGCAACGCTGGTGGCGCACCCTGGCCGACGATCTGACCGTCGAGGCGGCCCAGGCCAGCCTGGATCGCTTCGCCCGGGTCCGCGGTGACACCCGGTTGCGGGCCACCGCCGACGGCCGCTCCTCGGTCGCTGTGGTGGCCAAAACGGAGCCCCTGGCGCCGGTGCCGGCGCAGGCGTATCCGGTGATCGTGGCCGAGACCCGCACCGCCTCGCGCCAAGCGATGGTGTCCTACCGCGGCAACCGCTACTCGGTGCCCCCGGAACTGGCCGCCGCCCAGGTGGTGGTGTCGCATCCGGTCGGCGGTGAGCACCTCGATATCGCCACCACCGCCGGGATCGTGGTCGCCCGGCACCGGATGGCCGCTGACGGGCTCGGGGTGATGGTGCGCGACAGCGGTCATGTCATCGCCCTGGACACCGCGGCGATGGCCACCGCGGCCACCGGGCGCCCGCATCGGCGCAAGGAACGCATCCCACCCGGCCCGGCGGCCAAAGCCGCTGCCGCGCAACTACTCCGAATCAAACAAGCCGACAGCTCCGTGCATCAATCCTCAACTCCGTCAACCGATTCCACCGTCATCGACCTGTCCGCCTACGAGCGGGCCGCCCAGAACAGGACCCTCCAATGA
- a CDS encoding AAA family ATPase, giving the protein MRISSVTAHAFGPFRGETLEFADGMTVIVGDNESGKSSWHAAIFAALCGMRRRRGSSRAEQEFARRHRPWGDDRWLVSATLRLDDDRVIEMRQDLANRVDCHAFDITLGRDVSAEVMNDGTPDASKWLGLDRSSFLATACIKQGQILQVTEDADALQDHLQRAAATAGGAGTAAKAIARLNNFARERIGADRTNSTKPLRQAWISVETAQNALEKAKSVHDEYTNRLAQISELRQRLAEAKQAVRLHEAASARDEALELSRATSRAKEIHERLGGVEPPSALEDDDLASQVTGALATWRSCPPVSPPPQRTSEQILNEIRALPDHPEGDTEPHNRVIQAEKAAREAQIQLESHSRSAPRTEFSAPDVPATDQELFDLIQAIQLGVPDIPAGLSERVRAAEGAVTRAQQRERTSIIFIAIGATLAAIGLLLLVTVGILAGIGAVAAGTAVGVYGVLQRSGVSSTEANREFAEARAALQAAQHRAQEAHALRQHAAARCTALGVSATPEALRAVLDARTTEREYQRQRANWEKLHQELVEANTRAASMLAAALNERGHYVNASDSESLFAAVDEYRRTCRERAELAARASRKADLERELQVVLQAERKILEDQRSRDQAAEQLIVAARECGTETHDPVEAAEALQRWLDHRSERLAELDSKRDEWTELQRLLDGQSLEELEASAGRAALRAKQLAQDLDENALASIPELVADERLPELRRAAADTERRLLTQEGELQQFERHFESVSEAEEALARAQAKLDQVRELKETVELTRGFLERAQEQIHRDITPILVATLRKWLPKITHGRYSDATIDPATLQVKVRIESGQLREAHLLSHGTAELTALTEIPH; this is encoded by the coding sequence GTGCGGATCAGTTCTGTGACGGCCCATGCTTTCGGGCCGTTTCGTGGAGAAACTCTCGAATTCGCCGACGGGATGACAGTCATCGTCGGCGACAACGAGTCGGGCAAGTCCTCTTGGCATGCAGCCATTTTCGCTGCGTTATGCGGAATGCGCCGAAGAAGAGGGTCCTCAAGAGCAGAACAGGAATTTGCTCGTCGTCACAGACCATGGGGAGATGACAGGTGGCTTGTCAGCGCGACACTCCGCCTCGACGACGACCGAGTGATCGAAATGCGCCAAGACCTTGCCAACAGGGTCGACTGCCATGCTTTCGATATCACGCTCGGACGCGATGTATCCGCTGAAGTAATGAACGACGGCACGCCAGATGCATCGAAATGGCTCGGCCTGGACCGATCGTCTTTCCTTGCCACCGCATGCATCAAGCAAGGGCAGATTCTCCAAGTAACCGAGGATGCCGACGCACTACAGGATCATCTCCAGCGCGCTGCGGCGACGGCTGGCGGTGCGGGAACCGCGGCGAAGGCAATTGCACGCCTCAACAACTTCGCGCGCGAGCGCATAGGCGCTGATCGGACCAACTCGACCAAGCCGCTTCGCCAGGCATGGATCAGCGTCGAGACAGCCCAGAACGCACTCGAGAAAGCAAAGAGCGTTCATGACGAGTACACGAATCGTCTCGCACAGATCAGCGAGTTGCGGCAAAGGCTAGCAGAGGCGAAACAGGCGGTTCGCTTGCACGAAGCGGCGTCCGCAAGAGACGAAGCACTCGAGCTCAGTCGCGCGACGTCACGCGCAAAGGAGATTCACGAAAGGCTTGGCGGCGTAGAACCACCGTCAGCTCTCGAAGACGATGACCTGGCGAGTCAGGTCACCGGAGCGTTGGCGACGTGGCGTTCATGCCCACCTGTGTCTCCGCCACCCCAGCGGACAAGCGAGCAGATACTCAACGAAATCCGGGCCTTACCAGACCACCCCGAAGGGGATACCGAACCACACAACCGTGTCATTCAAGCCGAGAAGGCTGCCAGAGAGGCGCAAATACAGCTCGAATCTCACAGCCGGTCTGCTCCGAGAACCGAGTTTTCGGCTCCGGATGTTCCGGCAACCGACCAAGAGCTGTTTGACCTGATTCAAGCAATTCAACTTGGTGTGCCTGATATTCCCGCTGGGTTATCCGAGCGGGTCAGAGCAGCCGAAGGTGCAGTGACTCGAGCCCAACAGCGCGAACGCACTTCCATCATCTTTATCGCAATCGGAGCAACGCTCGCTGCCATCGGTCTGTTGCTTCTGGTCACGGTCGGCATCCTTGCCGGCATTGGCGCCGTGGCTGCCGGAACCGCGGTTGGCGTCTATGGTGTCCTGCAACGTTCCGGCGTCAGCAGTACCGAGGCCAACCGTGAGTTCGCCGAGGCTCGGGCGGCCCTTCAGGCAGCGCAACACCGAGCCCAGGAGGCTCATGCACTACGCCAGCACGCAGCAGCGCGCTGCACCGCACTTGGCGTTTCCGCCACTCCTGAAGCGTTGCGCGCGGTCCTGGACGCACGGACGACGGAACGCGAGTATCAGCGCCAGCGCGCGAACTGGGAGAAGCTACATCAGGAACTGGTCGAGGCGAACACTCGAGCGGCTTCGATGCTCGCCGCCGCGCTGAACGAACGTGGCCATTACGTCAACGCGTCCGATAGTGAGTCACTGTTCGCAGCAGTTGACGAGTACCGCAGAACCTGCCGGGAACGAGCCGAACTCGCCGCACGCGCTTCCCGAAAAGCAGACCTGGAACGGGAACTGCAGGTCGTCCTACAGGCTGAACGTAAAATACTGGAAGATCAGCGGTCTCGCGACCAGGCGGCCGAACAGTTGATTGTGGCAGCCAGAGAATGCGGTACCGAGACGCATGATCCCGTGGAGGCTGCGGAAGCCCTCCAACGATGGCTCGACCACCGCAGCGAGCGCCTCGCCGAACTCGACTCAAAACGCGATGAATGGACAGAATTGCAGCGTCTTCTCGATGGTCAGTCTCTCGAAGAGTTGGAGGCTTCTGCCGGCCGCGCCGCCCTGCGAGCAAAGCAGTTGGCTCAAGACCTGGACGAAAATGCCTTGGCCAGCATCCCGGAGTTGGTCGCGGACGAGCGGCTACCTGAACTTCGGCGCGCAGCCGCTGACACTGAGAGGCGGCTCCTTACCCAAGAAGGAGAGTTACAACAGTTTGAAAGACACTTCGAGAGCGTCTCGGAAGCAGAGGAAGCTTTAGCCAGAGCTCAAGCCAAGTTGGATCAGGTCCGAGAGCTCAAGGAAACTGTCGAATTGACGCGTGGCTTTCTCGAACGCGCTCAGGAACAGATTCACCGCGACATCACCCCTATTCTCGTTGCGACCCTGAGGAAGTGGCTACCGAAGATCACCCATGGTCGCTATTCCGACGCGACTATTGACCCAGCGACATTGCAGGTCAAGGTACGAATCGAATCCGGCCAATTGCGGGAAGCTCATCTGCTGTCCCATGGGACAGCAGAGCTGACCGCGCTCACTGAAATTCCCCACTGA
- a CDS encoding metallophosphoesterase family protein → MKLLHFADLHLDTSFRWADPSYARHRRRALEETLKEICRLADRHQVDALTCGGDLYEHDRFTPHTRDFLQSTFAELSPIRVFLAPGNHDWYGPQSLYSQADWSDNVRVFTTPTLTAVPLTDGITLWGAAHCAPANTPGFLDGFRVDRGGIHIGLFHGSEHGDLGFQGNEKLPHAPFFAEQIREAGLHHALLGHFHRPADHDYHTYPGNPDPLSFGETWKGSAVLVEICDDGTITRTRLLVARSEVNDVRINITGAKHNSDVLERIKQETHDLRGAVRVTLEGELDPEIDLRLTDLKKLRPDHLDEWVIRLGNISIAPTYDLDQLKNEPTVRGQFVRDVLNSDSLTEEQRGRVLRAGLRALDDRIDELEIL, encoded by the coding sequence ATGAAGCTGCTGCATTTCGCGGACCTCCATCTCGATACCTCATTTCGATGGGCCGACCCGAGCTACGCGAGGCATCGCCGTCGCGCACTAGAGGAAACACTCAAGGAGATCTGTCGGCTCGCCGACCGGCACCAGGTCGATGCCTTGACTTGCGGTGGAGACCTCTACGAGCACGATCGGTTCACGCCGCATACCCGCGACTTCCTGCAGTCGACGTTCGCTGAACTCTCACCGATCCGCGTATTCCTCGCACCAGGCAACCATGACTGGTACGGACCCCAGAGTCTCTACAGCCAGGCTGACTGGTCCGACAACGTGCGTGTCTTTACGACCCCGACACTCACCGCCGTGCCGTTGACCGACGGGATCACCCTCTGGGGAGCCGCTCACTGCGCACCCGCGAACACCCCAGGATTTCTGGACGGGTTTCGTGTCGACCGCGGCGGAATCCACATTGGACTTTTCCACGGCTCCGAACACGGCGATCTCGGTTTTCAAGGCAACGAAAAGCTACCCCATGCGCCGTTTTTCGCTGAACAGATCCGCGAAGCCGGCTTACACCACGCTCTCTTGGGCCATTTCCATAGACCCGCTGACCACGACTACCACACTTACCCAGGGAACCCCGATCCACTGAGCTTCGGCGAGACTTGGAAAGGTTCAGCTGTACTTGTCGAAATCTGCGACGACGGCACCATTACCCGCACACGACTACTCGTCGCACGATCTGAAGTCAACGACGTCCGAATCAATATCACTGGCGCGAAGCACAACTCAGACGTGCTCGAAAGAATCAAACAGGAAACCCATGACCTTCGTGGCGCAGTCCGAGTGACTCTGGAGGGCGAACTCGATCCAGAAATCGATCTCCGCTTGACCGATCTGAAGAAGCTACGGCCCGACCACCTGGACGAGTGGGTAATTCGACTCGGCAACATCTCGATCGCCCCGACATACGATCTCGACCAGCTCAAGAATGAACCGACTGTACGAGGACAGTTCGTCCGCGACGTGTTGAATTCGGATTCGCTCACCGAAGAGCAGCGCGGTCGAGTATTGCGAGCCGGACTCCGAGCGCTCGATGATCGAATCGATGAATTGGAGATTCTCTAG
- a CDS encoding class I SAM-dependent methyltransferase, translating to MAERDQGRWDGRYLGRSAPDPAEVGLPAVFVPFEGEFPTCGRALDLACGSGEFSVWLARRGVDVVGVDISPTAIAQARELAAASGVSDRSRFEVVDLDTGLPAGPPADVIVCHLFRDPRLYTPIIERLAPGGLLAIAVLSVVGAAPGRFRAAPGELTTAFGELQVIASGEGDGLAWLLGRRPGS from the coding sequence GTGGCGGAACGAGACCAGGGTCGGTGGGATGGGCGTTACCTCGGACGATCTGCTCCTGATCCGGCCGAGGTTGGGTTGCCGGCTGTCTTTGTGCCGTTCGAAGGCGAGTTTCCGACGTGTGGCCGCGCACTGGACCTCGCCTGCGGGAGCGGCGAGTTCAGCGTGTGGCTGGCCCGCCGCGGCGTCGACGTAGTCGGCGTCGACATCTCACCGACTGCCATCGCGCAGGCCCGCGAGCTCGCCGCAGCGAGCGGTGTCAGCGACAGAAGTCGCTTCGAGGTGGTCGATCTGGACACCGGCCTCCCCGCCGGCCCGCCCGCGGACGTCATCGTCTGCCACCTGTTCCGCGACCCCCGGCTCTACACGCCGATCATCGAGCGGCTGGCGCCCGGCGGGCTGCTGGCGATCGCCGTGCTCAGCGTCGTCGGCGCCGCGCCGGGGCGGTTCCGCGCCGCACCCGGTGAGCTCACAACCGCATTCGGCGAGCTGCAGGTCATCGCCTCGGGGGAGGGCGACGGTCTGGCATGGCTGCTCGGCCGTCGGCCCGGGTCCTAG
- a CDS encoding TetR/AcrR family transcriptional regulator, which translates to MPPRSEVDHGIADATLSLLRSKGPRSVTVEAVAARSGIAKTTIYRRHRHRRDMLSDALTRVTAPEPLAEHAEPADRLRWLIREAVKAIEVGIGFGGFAAMLTDEDPDFTEVFRQILVGQRAELEAVIDAAKAEGVFRADIDDATLVDAIVGAHTAERARTGEVAEGWEERLFDLFWPIVRA; encoded by the coding sequence ATGCCGCCGCGTAGTGAGGTCGACCACGGGATCGCCGACGCCACCCTGTCGCTGTTGCGCAGCAAGGGGCCGCGGTCGGTGACCGTCGAGGCGGTGGCGGCGCGGTCGGGCATCGCGAAGACGACGATCTACCGGCGGCATCGCCACCGGCGCGACATGCTCTCGGATGCGCTGACCCGCGTGACCGCGCCCGAGCCGCTGGCCGAGCACGCCGAGCCGGCCGACCGGCTGCGCTGGCTGATCCGGGAGGCGGTCAAAGCCATCGAGGTCGGGATCGGGTTCGGCGGTTTCGCGGCGATGCTCACCGATGAGGACCCCGACTTCACCGAGGTGTTCCGGCAGATCCTTGTCGGCCAGCGCGCCGAGTTGGAGGCGGTGATCGACGCGGCCAAGGCCGAGGGGGTGTTCCGCGCCGACATCGACGACGCGACCTTGGTCGACGCGATCGTCGGCGCCCACACCGCCGAGCGGGCCCGCACCGGGGAGGTCGCCGAGGGCTGGGAGGAGCGGCTGTTCGACCTGTTCTGGCCGATCGTGCGGGCGTGA
- a CDS encoding GlxA family transcriptional regulator, with amino-acid sequence MAIAKHRAQPAATAARTVVFALYDKVTLQDVAAPLEIFARANDFGAHYRVVLASVDGKPVNTTSFVTLNIDTPLEDVPQRIDTLIVPGGVPPDFTFTPGHHDIPEEQTPDVVPAALELVRELAPRARRVASVCTGAFILARLGLLDGRRATTHWAHCQQLAHEYPQISVQPDALFVQDGPFITGAGISAGIDLGLALVESDYGTDVARRVARWMVVFLQRPGGQAQFSVWTESAAPVSRSLRAILDSVIADPAADHSLAAMAARAAVSERHLVRMFRTQVGMTPARFVEQARLEAAKVLLATGDHSQETVARRAGFGSADTMRRTFRRALGVSPGMYRSRFRTTGIESRL; translated from the coding sequence ATGGCGATCGCGAAGCACAGGGCACAGCCGGCGGCGACGGCGGCGAGGACGGTGGTGTTCGCGCTCTACGACAAGGTCACCCTGCAGGACGTCGCCGCGCCGTTGGAAATCTTCGCCCGCGCCAACGACTTCGGCGCCCACTACCGGGTGGTGCTGGCGTCGGTCGACGGCAAACCGGTCAACACCACCTCGTTCGTCACGCTCAACATCGACACCCCGCTGGAGGATGTGCCGCAGCGGATCGACACGCTGATCGTGCCGGGCGGGGTGCCGCCGGACTTCACCTTCACCCCGGGCCATCACGACATCCCCGAGGAGCAGACCCCCGATGTGGTGCCGGCGGCGTTGGAACTGGTGCGCGAGCTGGCGCCGCGGGCGCGGCGGGTGGCGTCGGTGTGCACCGGGGCGTTCATCCTGGCCCGGCTGGGGCTGCTCGACGGGCGGCGCGCCACCACCCACTGGGCGCACTGTCAGCAGCTGGCTCACGAATACCCGCAGATCTCGGTGCAGCCGGATGCCCTGTTCGTGCAGGACGGTCCGTTCATCACCGGGGCGGGGATCAGCGCCGGGATCGACCTGGGGCTGGCGCTGGTGGAAAGCGACTACGGCACCGACGTGGCGCGGCGGGTGGCGCGCTGGATGGTGGTGTTTCTGCAGCGGCCGGGCGGTCAGGCGCAGTTCAGTGTGTGGACGGAGTCGGCGGCACCGGTGTCGCGGAGCCTGCGCGCGATCCTGGACTCGGTGATCGCCGATCCGGCCGCCGATCATTCCCTGGCCGCGATGGCGGCGCGCGCCGCGGTCAGCGAGCGGCATCTGGTGCGCATGTTCCGCACCCAGGTCGGGATGACCCCGGCGCGGTTCGTCGAGCAGGCCCGGCTGGAGGCGGCGAAAGTGCTTCTGGCGACGGGGGATCACAGCCAGGAGACGGTGGCGCGGCGGGCCGGGTTCGGGTCGGCCGACACAATGCGGCGGACGTTCCGCCGTGCGCTCGGGGTGTCACCGGGTATGTACCGCAGTCGGTTTCGGACGACGGGTATCGAGTCGCGGCTGTAG
- a CDS encoding DUF1097 domain-containing protein, with amino-acid sequence MDERTALTLSIGVLGGIAVAFTAEIITVPIWVVFLAWASFFFVGGGTAGWIRSVSSNLVGVVIASASLYAADLMGGGLLATAVAVGVGSALMVQASWVPLLSTTPAVVVGFASTVSTVAGTGNTITVTTISHPGLVAATACLLGASFGLLSEYVAAAMTKKPATTDAPEGTPA; translated from the coding sequence ATGGACGAACGGACAGCGCTGACGCTCAGCATCGGCGTCCTCGGCGGGATCGCGGTCGCGTTCACCGCCGAGATCATCACCGTGCCCATCTGGGTGGTGTTCCTGGCCTGGGCGTCGTTCTTCTTCGTCGGCGGCGGCACGGCCGGCTGGATCCGGTCGGTGTCGTCGAACCTGGTCGGCGTCGTCATCGCGTCGGCCAGCCTCTACGCCGCCGACCTGATGGGCGGCGGGCTGCTCGCCACCGCGGTCGCCGTCGGTGTCGGCAGCGCCCTGATGGTGCAGGCCTCCTGGGTGCCGCTGCTGTCGACCACCCCGGCCGTCGTCGTCGGTTTCGCCTCCACCGTCTCCACGGTTGCGGGCACCGGCAACACCATCACCGTCACCACCATCTCGCACCCGGGTCTGGTCGCCGCCACGGCCTGCCTCCTCGGCGCCTCGTTCGGGCTGCTCTCGGAGTACGTGGCCGCAGCCATGACCAAGAAACCCGCCACCACCGACGCCCCGGAAGGAACCCCGGCCTGA
- the nthB gene encoding nitrile hydratase subunit beta, with product MKLQHYLGGLEGLPEITTLEKRVFVEGWEKRIFGIHVAMMGLSNHLGSALPGYPIDEVPTTFKDEWTWADLRTGAEAMNPFDYFKYRYYEKWLGGITQFFIDKGYVTEEELTARMAEPAPTETETKPQIDDQVIAYLRNGDSPRRDVAHPKFAVGERVRVTNVPAGSHTRLPGYLRGRVGTIERIFEGDYAYFVHTGDGIGDPMPVYAVAFDPVEIWGPRAEPGPETLYAELYEAYLEPTKEQS from the coding sequence ATGAAACTGCAGCACTATCTCGGCGGGCTCGAGGGCCTGCCCGAAATCACCACCCTGGAGAAGCGGGTCTTCGTCGAGGGGTGGGAGAAACGCATCTTCGGCATCCACGTCGCGATGATGGGCCTGTCCAACCACCTCGGCTCGGCGCTGCCCGGCTACCCGATCGACGAGGTGCCCACCACCTTCAAGGACGAGTGGACCTGGGCCGACCTGCGCACCGGCGCCGAGGCGATGAACCCGTTCGACTACTTCAAGTACCGCTACTACGAGAAGTGGCTCGGCGGCATCACCCAGTTCTTCATCGACAAGGGCTATGTCACCGAAGAGGAACTCACCGCGCGCATGGCCGAGCCGGCGCCGACCGAGACCGAGACCAAACCCCAGATCGACGACCAGGTGATCGCCTACCTGCGCAACGGCGACAGCCCGCGCCGAGACGTGGCGCACCCGAAGTTCGCCGTCGGTGAGCGGGTGCGCGTCACCAACGTGCCGGCCGGGTCGCACACCCGGCTGCCGGGCTACCTGCGCGGGCGGGTCGGCACCATCGAGCGGATCTTCGAGGGCGACTACGCCTATTTCGTCCACACCGGCGACGGCATCGGCGACCCCATGCCGGTCTACGCCGTCGCGTTCGACCCCGTCGAGATCTGGGGCCCGCGTGCCGAACCCGGCCCCGAGACCCTCTACGCCGAGCTCTACGAGGCCTACCTGGAACCCACGAAGGAGCAGTCATGA
- the nthA gene encoding nitrile hydratase subunit alpha, with translation MTGQFAYPPDREELSAKKVAALESLLIEKGVITAQTVDKVLAYFETEMTPLNGKKIVVKAWTDPEFAEKVVDDTPAAIAELDLPEGMAGAEGEHLQAVANKPGVHNLVICTLCSCFPWPVLGLPPYWYKDPVFRARAAREPRKVLAEVGLELPDDTEIKVWDSSGHSRYFVIPERPAGTEDFTDEQLMELVTTESMIGVALAGPVS, from the coding sequence ATGACCGGGCAGTTCGCCTATCCACCCGACCGTGAGGAGCTCAGCGCGAAGAAGGTCGCCGCGCTGGAGTCCCTGCTGATCGAGAAGGGGGTCATCACCGCGCAGACCGTCGACAAGGTGCTGGCCTACTTCGAGACCGAGATGACGCCGCTCAACGGCAAGAAGATCGTGGTCAAGGCCTGGACCGACCCCGAGTTCGCCGAGAAGGTCGTCGACGACACCCCGGCCGCGATCGCCGAACTCGACCTGCCCGAGGGCATGGCCGGCGCCGAAGGCGAGCACCTGCAGGCCGTCGCCAACAAGCCCGGCGTGCACAACCTGGTGATCTGCACGCTGTGCTCCTGCTTCCCGTGGCCGGTGCTGGGGCTGCCGCCGTACTGGTACAAGGACCCGGTGTTCCGGGCCCGCGCGGCCCGCGAACCACGCAAGGTGCTCGCCGAGGTGGGCCTGGAACTGCCCGACGACACCGAGATCAAGGTGTGGGACTCCAGCGGGCACTCCCGCTACTTCGTTATCCCCGAAAGACCGGCGGGGACCGAGGATTTCACCGATGAACAGTTGATGGAGCTGGTGACCACCGAGTCGATGATCGGTGTGGCGTTGGCGGGGCCGGTGTCATGA
- a CDS encoding nitrile hydratase accessory protein, which translates to MKLHETCTTDQAAPQFEHEWQRRAFGLAVALSEFRHYDWSEFQQALIDTIAEWERLPEDERGEWQYYDHWVSALEKVVDRHQLLTRPVETDDHDHAVAHDH; encoded by the coding sequence ATGAAGCTGCACGAGACCTGCACCACCGACCAGGCCGCGCCCCAGTTCGAACACGAATGGCAGCGCCGGGCGTTCGGCCTGGCGGTCGCCCTGTCGGAGTTCCGCCACTACGACTGGAGCGAGTTCCAGCAGGCGCTGATCGACACCATCGCCGAATGGGAGAGGCTGCCCGAGGACGAACGCGGCGAATGGCAGTACTACGACCACTGGGTGAGCGCGCTGGAGAAGGTCGTCGACCGCCATCAGCTGCTCACCCGCCCGGTGGAAACCGACGACCACGACCACGCCGTCGCCCACGACCACTAG
- a CDS encoding CbtB domain-containing protein, whose amino-acid sequence MTHLNPAVAVPRLNVRTARLATPVRLATITLLALIAYYFVGFDQGAVSVFGNDTHIHEFLHDARHLLGFPCH is encoded by the coding sequence ATGACCCATCTGAATCCCGCTGTCGCCGTTCCGCGCCTCAACGTGCGCACCGCCCGGCTGGCCACACCGGTGCGGCTGGCGACCATCACCCTGCTCGCCCTGATCGCCTACTACTTCGTCGGCTTCGACCAGGGCGCGGTGTCGGTGTTCGGCAACGACACCCACATCCACGAATTCCTGCACGACGCACGTCACCTGCTGGGATTCCCATGTCACTGA